In a single window of the Rhodamnia argentea isolate NSW1041297 chromosome 2, ASM2092103v1, whole genome shotgun sequence genome:
- the LOC115729611 gene encoding probable glutathione S-transferase parC, whose translation MADQVTLLDFWPSMFGMRCRVALAEKGVEYEYKDEDLWNKSELLLRMNPVHKKIPILVHNGKPVCESLVIVEYIDETWSHKAPLLPSDPYGRARARFWADFIDKKFYNLGQKVAMTKGEEQEAAKKEFIQSLKLLESELGDEPFFGGKKFGFLDISFIGFYCRFYTYEMCGNFSIEAVCPKLVAWGKRCMEKESVSKSLPDPQKLYGFVLEVKKAMGIE comes from the exons ATGGCCGATCAAGTGACCCTCCTGGACTTCTGGCCAAGCATGTTCGGGATGAGGTGCCGAGTAGCGCTGGCTGAGAAAGGGGTCGAGTACGAGTACAAGGACGAGGACTTGTGGAACAAGAGCGAGCTCCTCCTTCGGATGAACCCGGTCCACAAGAAAATCCCCATCCTCGTCCACAACGGCAAGCCCGTGTGCGAGTCCCTCGTCATTGTggagtacatcgatgagaccTGGAGCCACAAGGCCCCTCTCTTGCCATCCGATCCTTACGGGCGAGCCCGAGCCAGATTCTGGGCTGATTTCATCGACAAGAAG TTCTATAATCTGGGGCAGAAGGTGGCAATGACGAAAGGGGAAGAACAGGAGGCGGCTAAGAAGGAATTCATCCAAAGCCTGAAACTACTGGAAAGTGAGCTAGGAGACGAGCCTTTCTTTGGGGGCAAGAAGTTTGGGTTCTTGGACATATCATTCATTGGCTTCTACTGCCGGTTCTACACCTACGAGATGTGTGGGAACTTCAGCATCGAAGCAGTGTGTCCGAAGCTCGTTGCGTGGGGCAAAAGGTGCATGGAGAAGGAGAGCGTGTCCAAATCTCTCCCCGACCCTCAAAAGTTGTATGGCTTCGTCTTGGAGGTCAAGAAAGCAATGGGCATAGAGTAG
- the LOC115729618 gene encoding probable glutathione S-transferase parA encodes MADDDDDVTLFGFWASMFGIQCRLALTLKGIEYKYKEEADLFDQSPSLVQLNPVFKGIPVLIHNGKSVSKPVCESPVILDYIDEAWHNKVPFFPSDPYGRSQARFWADYIDKTLYVPGKNVWMKKKGKEQEAARKEVVDGLKAMEGELGEKPFFGGDKLGLVDLVLLSYSCWFHTFEMFGNFSIKAEAPKLIEWVRRCMEQESVSWLLPDPDKVYASVLQCKKKYGLE; translated from the exons AtggccgacgacgacgatgatgtgACCCTGTTCGGGTTTTGGGCAAGCATGTTCGGGATCCAGTGCAGGCTAGCACTCACCTTGAAAGGGATCGAGTACAAGTACAAGGAGGAGGCGGACTTGTTCGATCAAAGCCCATCGCTCGTCCAGCTGAACCCGGTCTTCAAGGGAATCCCCGTCCTCATCCACAATGGCAAGTCCGTGAGCAAGCCCGTGTGCGAGTCCCCCGTCATTCTCGACTATATTGATGAGGCCTGGCACAACAAAGTTCCGTTCTTCCCGTCTGATCCTTATGGCAGATCCCAAGCCAGATTTTGGGCCGACTATATCGACAAGACA TTGTACGTTCCCGGGAAGAATGtgtggatgaagaagaaaggcaaaGAGCAGGAGGCGGCAAGGAAGGAGGTGGTCGATGGCCTTAAGGCAATGGAAGGCGAGCTTGGAGAGAAGCCCTTCTTCGGGGGCGACAAGTTGGGGCTCGTGGACTTGGTGCTCCTGTCCTATTCCTGCTGGTTTCATACGTTTGAGATGTTCGGCAACTTCAGCATCAAAGCGGAAGCGCCGAAGCTGATCGAATGGGTAAGGAGGTGCATGGAGCAGGAGAGTGTGTCATGGTTGCTCCCTGACCCTGACAAGGTGTATGCCTCCGTTTTGCAATGCAAGAAGAAGTATGGGCTCGAATAG
- the LOC115738711 gene encoding translation initiation factor IF-2, chloroplastic isoform X1 produces the protein MILAGGIQGGAMVSLASVASVVSAGTSANRGSSEVSYSLVGKIAFPRGKYWSSVKRWHCKYSVTTTDFIAEHTNALSLESNNGYRGDKDDDSGILLKPAPRPVVKPSNSKTNSVGLEPSRPSRDSTVEMLDDLENKNNVLESLDEVLEKAENLEKSKQGQQASKKEGGNVKKPTPSSKSANPRNSNPVNSSRSKTAKTLKSVWRKGDNVASVQKVKFPKDSPYSNNIIDDPESQKVEAKDEPRASLAAQPPLRSQPKLQAKPSVAPPPTLKKPVILKDVGAAPKSSTVDDVDAPGKTKERKPILVDKFATKKPVVDPLIAQAALAPTKPSKGPSPGKFKDDYRKKNASAGGPRRRMVNDDDVGIPDEETSELNVSIPGAASARKGRKWSKASRKAARLQAAKEAAPVKVEILEVGERGMLIEDLADNLATSEGEILGLLYSKGIKPDGVQTLDKEMVKMVCKEYEVEVIEADPIKVEHMARKKEILDEDDLGKLEDRPPVLTIMGHVDHGKTTLLDYIRKSKVVASEAGGITQGIGAYKVQVPVDGKLQPCIFLDTPGHEAFGAMRARGARVTDIAIIVVAADDGIRPQTSEAIAHAKAAGVPIVIAINKIDKDGASPERVMQELSSIGLMPEAWGGDIPMVQISALKGENVDDLLETVMLVAELQELKANPHRNAKGTVIEASLHKSKGPTATFIVQNGTLRRGDVVVCGEAFGKVRALFDDSGKQVHEAGPSIPVQVIGLNNVPTAGDEFEVIGSLDMAREKAEVRAESLRDERISAKAGDGKVTLSSLASAVSSGKLSGLDLHQLNIIMKVDVQGSIEAIRQALQVLPQDNVTLKFLLQAPGDISASDVDLAVASKAIIVGFNVKAPGSVKSYADNKGVEIRLYRVIYELIDDIRNAMEGLLEPVEEQETIGSAEVRAIFSSGSGRVAGCMVTEGKLVKGCGIRVVRKGKTAYVGILDSLRRVKEIVKEVGVGLECGIGMEDYDDWEEGDVLEAFNTVEKRRTLEEASASMTAAFEGAGFKL, from the exons ATGATTCTAGCAGGAGGTATACAAGGAGGAGCAATGGTTTCTCTAGCTTCCGTAGCCTCCGTTGTGAGTGCAGGGACTAGTGCCAACAGGGGTTCCTCTGAAGTTTCTTATTCACTGGTTGGCAAGATCGCCTTTCCAAGAGGTAAGTACTGGAGTAGCGTCAAAAGATGGCATTGTAAATACTCGGTCACCACGACCGATTTTATCGCCGAACACACCAATGCTCTCTCCCTTGAGTCTAACAATGGTTACAGAGGGGATAAAGATGATGATAGCGGGATTTTACTGAAGCCCGCACCAAGGCCTGTTGTGAAACCATCCAACTCTAAGACCAATTCAGTGGGGTTGGAACCTTCAAGACCTAGCAGAGATTCCACAGTTGAGATGCtagatgatttagaaaataagaataatGTTCTCGAGTCCCTTGATGAGGTGTTGGAGAAGGCAGAAAATCTCGAAAAGTCTAAACAGGGTCAACAAGCAAGCAAAAAGGAGGGCGGAAATGTAAAAAAACCAACACCATCCAGTAAAAGTGCTAATCCCAGAAATAGTAATCCTGTGAATTCATCTAGAAGTAAAACCGCTAAGACTTTGAAGAGCGTGTGGCGGAAAGGGGACAATGTTGCCTCAGTGCAAAAGGTAAAATTTCCAAAGGATTCTCCTTATAGTAACAACATCATTGATGACCCAGAATCTCAAAAGGTTGAAGCGAAGGATGAGCCTCGAGCTTCTCTAGCTGCTCAGCCACCTTTAAGATCGCAACCTAAGTTACAGGCCAAGCCTTCTGTGGCTCCACCACCTACACTAAAGAAACCTGTAATCTTGAAGGATGTTGGGGCAGCTCCGAAATCGTCAACTGTTGACGATGTTGATGCTCCgggaaaaactaaagaaaggaAGCCAATCTTGGTAGATAAGTTTGCTACCAAAAAACCAGTTGTCGATCCTCTCATAGCTCAAGCAGCTTTAGCCCCTACCAAGCCGTCAAAGGGACCTTCCCCTGGCAAATTCAAAGACGACTATCGGAAGAAGAATGCTTCAGCAGGTGGACCACGGAGGAGAATGGTCAATGACGATGATGTTGGGATTCCAGATGAGGAGACATCAGAACTGAATGTCTCCATTCCAGGGGCAGCTAGTGCAAGGAAGGGTCGGAAGTGGAGTAAAGCAAGTAGGAAGGCAGCTAGACTCCAGGCAGCCAAAGAAGCTGCTCCAGTAAAAGTTGAAATTCTTGAGGTTGGGGAACGGGGTATGTTGATAGAGGACTTGGCCGACAACTTGGCCACAAGTGAAGGTGAAATCCTTGGACTTTTGTATTCGAAAGGAATTAAGCCAGATGGGGTGCAAACTTTGGACAAGGAAATGGTGAAGATGGTCTGTAAAGAATATGAGGTGGAGGTCATAGAGGCTGATCCTATCAAAGTTGAACATATGGCAAGAAAGAAGGAAATACTAGATGAAGATGACTTGGGCAAACTTGAAGATAGGCCACCTGTGCTGACTATCATGGGTCATGTGGATCACGGCAAG ACAACCCTGTTGGATTATATTCGTAAGAGCAAG GTGGTTGCATCAGAAGCGGGTGGGATTACACAAGGAATAGGGGCATATAAGGTGCAAGTACCTGTGGATGGCAAATTGCAACCCTGTATTTTCCTGGATACTCCTGGGCATGAG GCATTCGGTGCAATGAGGGCTCGTGGAGCGAGAGTGACAGATATTGCTATCATTGTAGTGGCTGCTGATGATGGGATCCGGCCTCAAACCAGTGAGGCTATTGCTCATGCCAAAGCAGCCGGAGTGCCAATAGTGATTGCAATAAACAAG ATTGATAAAGATGGAGCCAGTCCAGAACGGGTAATGCAAGAACTTTCTTCAATTGGCTTGATGCCAGAAGCTTGGGGTGGCGACATCCCTATGGTTCAG ATTAGTGCGCTCAAAGGGGAGAACGTGGATGATTTACTGGAGACTGTCATGCTTGTTGCAGAG TTGCAAGAGCTGAAGGCCAATCCACACAGAAATGCGAAGGGCACTGTAATTGAAGCTAGTCTTCATAAATCTAAAGGACCGACAGCTACATTTATTGTTCAAAATGGCACCCTTAGAAGAGGGGATGTTGTGGTCTGTGGAGAAGCTTTTGGAAAG GTTCGGGCACTATTTGACGACAGTGGCAAGCAAGTCCATGAAGCTGGACCCTCCATCCCAGTACAG GTAATTGGACTGAATAACGTTCCAACTGCTGGTGATGAGTTTGAGGTTATTGGGTCCCTTGATATGGCAAGGGAGAAGGCAGAAGTGCGTGCAGAGTCTCTGCGAGATGAACGTATTTCGGCCAAGGCTGGTGATGGGAAGGTCACACTTTCTTCTTTAGCTTCTGCAGTTTCATCAGGAAAGCTTTCTGGTCTGGACTTGCACCAGCTGAATATTATCATGAAGGTTGATGTTCAG GGATCAATTGAGGCCATAAGACAAGCCTTGCAAGTGCTTCCACAAGATAATGTCACTTTAAAATTTCTCTTGCAAGCACCAGGGGATATTAGTGCTAGTGACGTTGATCTTGCAGTTGCTAGTAAAGCCATCATCGTTGGGTTCAATGTTAAAGCACCAGGTTCGGTAAAGAGCTATGCAGACAACAAAGGTGTTGAGATTCGTCTGTATAGAGTAATCTATGAACTCATTGACGACATACGTAATGCAATGGAAGGACTTCTGGAGCCAGTGGAG GAACAAGAAACAATTGGTTCTGCTGAAGTGCGAGCAATATTTAGCAGTGGCAGTGGTCGGGTTGCTGGATGCATGGTTACAGAGGGGAAGTTGGTGAAGGGATGTGGTATACGAGTTGTTCGAAAAGGGAAAACTGCATATGTTGGTATTCTGGATTCTTTGAGACGGGTCAAGGAAATTGTGAAAGAG GTTGGTGTGGGACTAGAATGCGGTATTGGGATGGAAGACTATGATGATTGGGAGGAGGGAGACGTTCTTGAGGCCTTTAACACAGTTGAGAAAAGACGGACCCTTGAAGAAGCATCTGCTTCAATGACAGCTGCTTTCGAAGGAGCTGGTTTCAAATTATAG
- the LOC115738711 gene encoding translation initiation factor IF-2, chloroplastic isoform X2 yields MILAGGIQGGAMVSLASVASVVSAGTSANRGSSEVSYSLVGKIAFPRGKYWSSVKRWHCKYSVTTTDFIAEHTNALSLESNNGYRGDKDDDSGILLKPAPRPVVKPSNSKTNSVGLEPSRPSRDSTVEMLDDLENKNNVLESLDEVLEKAENLEKSKQGQQASKKEGGNVKKPTPSSKSANPRNSNPVNSSRSKTAKTLKSVWRKGDNVASVQKVKFPKDSPYSNNIIDDPESQKVEAKDEPRASLAAQPPLRSQPKLQAKPSVAPPPTLKKPVILKDVGAAPKSSTVDDVDAPGKTKERKPILVDKFATKKPVVDPLIAQAALAPTKPSKGPSPGKFKDDYRKKNASAGGPRRRMVNDDDVGIPDEETSELNVSIPGAASARKGRKWSKASRKAARLQAAKEAAPVKVEILEVGERGMLIEDLADNLATSEGEILGLLYSKGIKPDGVQTLDKEMVKMVCKEYEVEVIEADPIKVEHMARKKEILDEDDLGKLEDRPPVLTIMGHVDHGKTTLLDYIRKSKVVASEAGGITQGIGAYKVQVPVDGKLQPCIFLDTPGHEAFGAMRARGARVTDIAIIVVAADDGIRPQTSEAIAHAKAAGVPIVIAINKIDKDGASPERVMQELSSIGLMPEAWGGDIPMVQISALKGENVDDLLETVMLVAELQELKANPHRNAKGTVIEASLHKSKGPTATFIVQNGTLRRGDVVVCGEAFGKVRALFDDSGKQVHEAGPSIPVQVIGLNNVPTAGDEFEVIGSLDMAREKAEVRAESLRDERISAKAGDGKVTLSSLASAVSSGKLSGLDLHQLNIIMKVDVQGSIEAIRQALQVLPQDNVTLKFLLQAPGDISASDVDLAVASKAIIVGFNVKAPGSVKSYADNKGVEIRLYRVIYELIDDIRNAMEGLLEPVEVNF; encoded by the exons ATGATTCTAGCAGGAGGTATACAAGGAGGAGCAATGGTTTCTCTAGCTTCCGTAGCCTCCGTTGTGAGTGCAGGGACTAGTGCCAACAGGGGTTCCTCTGAAGTTTCTTATTCACTGGTTGGCAAGATCGCCTTTCCAAGAGGTAAGTACTGGAGTAGCGTCAAAAGATGGCATTGTAAATACTCGGTCACCACGACCGATTTTATCGCCGAACACACCAATGCTCTCTCCCTTGAGTCTAACAATGGTTACAGAGGGGATAAAGATGATGATAGCGGGATTTTACTGAAGCCCGCACCAAGGCCTGTTGTGAAACCATCCAACTCTAAGACCAATTCAGTGGGGTTGGAACCTTCAAGACCTAGCAGAGATTCCACAGTTGAGATGCtagatgatttagaaaataagaataatGTTCTCGAGTCCCTTGATGAGGTGTTGGAGAAGGCAGAAAATCTCGAAAAGTCTAAACAGGGTCAACAAGCAAGCAAAAAGGAGGGCGGAAATGTAAAAAAACCAACACCATCCAGTAAAAGTGCTAATCCCAGAAATAGTAATCCTGTGAATTCATCTAGAAGTAAAACCGCTAAGACTTTGAAGAGCGTGTGGCGGAAAGGGGACAATGTTGCCTCAGTGCAAAAGGTAAAATTTCCAAAGGATTCTCCTTATAGTAACAACATCATTGATGACCCAGAATCTCAAAAGGTTGAAGCGAAGGATGAGCCTCGAGCTTCTCTAGCTGCTCAGCCACCTTTAAGATCGCAACCTAAGTTACAGGCCAAGCCTTCTGTGGCTCCACCACCTACACTAAAGAAACCTGTAATCTTGAAGGATGTTGGGGCAGCTCCGAAATCGTCAACTGTTGACGATGTTGATGCTCCgggaaaaactaaagaaaggaAGCCAATCTTGGTAGATAAGTTTGCTACCAAAAAACCAGTTGTCGATCCTCTCATAGCTCAAGCAGCTTTAGCCCCTACCAAGCCGTCAAAGGGACCTTCCCCTGGCAAATTCAAAGACGACTATCGGAAGAAGAATGCTTCAGCAGGTGGACCACGGAGGAGAATGGTCAATGACGATGATGTTGGGATTCCAGATGAGGAGACATCAGAACTGAATGTCTCCATTCCAGGGGCAGCTAGTGCAAGGAAGGGTCGGAAGTGGAGTAAAGCAAGTAGGAAGGCAGCTAGACTCCAGGCAGCCAAAGAAGCTGCTCCAGTAAAAGTTGAAATTCTTGAGGTTGGGGAACGGGGTATGTTGATAGAGGACTTGGCCGACAACTTGGCCACAAGTGAAGGTGAAATCCTTGGACTTTTGTATTCGAAAGGAATTAAGCCAGATGGGGTGCAAACTTTGGACAAGGAAATGGTGAAGATGGTCTGTAAAGAATATGAGGTGGAGGTCATAGAGGCTGATCCTATCAAAGTTGAACATATGGCAAGAAAGAAGGAAATACTAGATGAAGATGACTTGGGCAAACTTGAAGATAGGCCACCTGTGCTGACTATCATGGGTCATGTGGATCACGGCAAG ACAACCCTGTTGGATTATATTCGTAAGAGCAAG GTGGTTGCATCAGAAGCGGGTGGGATTACACAAGGAATAGGGGCATATAAGGTGCAAGTACCTGTGGATGGCAAATTGCAACCCTGTATTTTCCTGGATACTCCTGGGCATGAG GCATTCGGTGCAATGAGGGCTCGTGGAGCGAGAGTGACAGATATTGCTATCATTGTAGTGGCTGCTGATGATGGGATCCGGCCTCAAACCAGTGAGGCTATTGCTCATGCCAAAGCAGCCGGAGTGCCAATAGTGATTGCAATAAACAAG ATTGATAAAGATGGAGCCAGTCCAGAACGGGTAATGCAAGAACTTTCTTCAATTGGCTTGATGCCAGAAGCTTGGGGTGGCGACATCCCTATGGTTCAG ATTAGTGCGCTCAAAGGGGAGAACGTGGATGATTTACTGGAGACTGTCATGCTTGTTGCAGAG TTGCAAGAGCTGAAGGCCAATCCACACAGAAATGCGAAGGGCACTGTAATTGAAGCTAGTCTTCATAAATCTAAAGGACCGACAGCTACATTTATTGTTCAAAATGGCACCCTTAGAAGAGGGGATGTTGTGGTCTGTGGAGAAGCTTTTGGAAAG GTTCGGGCACTATTTGACGACAGTGGCAAGCAAGTCCATGAAGCTGGACCCTCCATCCCAGTACAG GTAATTGGACTGAATAACGTTCCAACTGCTGGTGATGAGTTTGAGGTTATTGGGTCCCTTGATATGGCAAGGGAGAAGGCAGAAGTGCGTGCAGAGTCTCTGCGAGATGAACGTATTTCGGCCAAGGCTGGTGATGGGAAGGTCACACTTTCTTCTTTAGCTTCTGCAGTTTCATCAGGAAAGCTTTCTGGTCTGGACTTGCACCAGCTGAATATTATCATGAAGGTTGATGTTCAG GGATCAATTGAGGCCATAAGACAAGCCTTGCAAGTGCTTCCACAAGATAATGTCACTTTAAAATTTCTCTTGCAAGCACCAGGGGATATTAGTGCTAGTGACGTTGATCTTGCAGTTGCTAGTAAAGCCATCATCGTTGGGTTCAATGTTAAAGCACCAGGTTCGGTAAAGAGCTATGCAGACAACAAAGGTGTTGAGATTCGTCTGTATAGAGTAATCTATGAACTCATTGACGACATACGTAATGCAATGGAAGGACTTCTGGAGCCAGTGGAGGTTAATTTCTAG
- the LOC115738649 gene encoding release factor glutamine methyltransferase isoform X1: MKPSLRPSFTRPWPCIASNFSTFFFQLPTPLTHARNITQIRHRHIHSSPSPPPPPQLASSPPPLLPLFLRPPEYTTTVSDLLEWHSWAKSLAASIGSSFEDSDNGPDSTLLCRELNWLMEDVLDGSDPSLMHKAVARDDPDTIISLKADVQELYSLWKQRIDERRPFQYIVGCQHWRDLILCVREGVLIPRPETEIIVELVGDVISKDEGLREGLWADLGTGSGAIAIGIAKILGNYGRVIATDLNPVAVQVASFNVERYSLQDKIEVREGSWWEPLKGVEGKVAGLVSNPPYIPSDDISGLQAEVGRHEPRLALDGGAEGMDDLLHLCNGAASMLKPGGFFAFETNGEKQCKFLVDYMQNQLPGSFCNVNTVSDFAGILRFVTGFRNR, from the exons ATGAAGCCTTCACTGCGGCCGAGCTTTACCCGCCCCTGGCCATGCATCGCCTCCAATTTCTCGACCTTCTTCTTTCAACTCCCTACTCCTCTCACTCATGCCCGCAACATCACTCAAATTCGCCACCGTCACATTCACTCCTCCCCgtctcctccgccgccgccgcaactGGCTTCTTCTCCCCCTCCGCTGCTCCCACTGTTTCTAAGGCCACCCGAGTACACGACCACCGTCTCGGACCTCCTAGAATGGCACTCCTGGGCCAAATCTCTCGCCGCCTCCATCGGGTCCTCCTTCGAGGACTCCGACAACGGCCCGGACTCCACTCTCCTCTGCAGGGAGCTCAATTGGCTGATGGAAGACGTCCTCGACGGGTCCGACCCTTCATTGATGCACAAAGCCGTGGCTCGCGACGACCCGGACACCATCATTAGCTTGAAAGCTGATGTCCAAGAGCTTTACAGCTTATGGAAGCAAAGGATCGACGAGAGAAGGCCCTTCCAGTATATAGTCGGGTGCCAGCATTGGAGGGACTTGATTCTGTGCGTTCGAGAAGGGGTCTTGATCCCTAGGCCCGAGACCGAGATCATTGTGGAATTGGTAGGTGATGTGATTTCGAAAGACGAAGGATTGAGAGAAGGTTTGTGGGCTGATTTGGGAACTGGTAGTGGCGCTATTGCTATTGGAATTGCCAAGATCTTGGGTAATTATGGAAGAGTCATCGCTACGGATTTGAACCCTGTCGCTGTTCAAGTTGCTTCCTTTAATGTTGAAAGATATAGCTTGCAG GACAAAATTGAGGTGAGGGAAGGTTCTTGGTGGGAACCTTTGAAGGGCGTTGAAGGAAAAGTTGCAGGTCTTGTGAGCAATCCGCCTTATATTCCAAGTGATGACATAAGTGGTTTACAAGCTGAAGTTGGGAGACATGAACCGAGGCTTGCCCTGGATGGTGGTGCTGAGGGCATGGATGATCTTCTGCATCTGTGTAATGGAGCTGCTTCAATGTTGAAACCTGGTGGTTTCTTTGCTTTTGAG ACGAACGGAGAAAAACAGTGCAAGTTTCTTGTAGATTACATGCAAAATCAATTACCAGGGAGCTTTTGCAATGTCAATACAGTATCTGATTTTGCTGGTATTCTGAGATTTGTTACTGGGTTCCGAAATCGATGA
- the LOC115738649 gene encoding release factor glutamine methyltransferase isoform X2 produces the protein MKPSLRPSFTRPWPCIASNFSTFFFQLPTPLTHARNITQIRHRHIHSSPSPPPPPQLASSPPPLLPLFLRPPEYTTTVSDLLEWHSWAKSLAASIGSSFEDSDNGPDSTLLCRELNWLMEDVLDGSDPSLMHKAVARDDPDTIISLKADVQELYSLWKQRIDERRPFQYIVGCQHWRDLILCVREGVLIPRPETEIIVELVGDVISKDEGLREGLWADLGTGSGAIAIGIAKILGNYGRVIATDLNPVAVQVASFNVERYSLQDKIEVREGSWWEPLKGVEGKVAGLVSNPPYIPSDDISGLQAEVGRHEPRLALDGGAEGMDDLLHLCNGAASMLKPGGFFAFEVFRRQAATVDLCSVAEVQQNAYAYSHLFEPKPIRVLHPS, from the exons ATGAAGCCTTCACTGCGGCCGAGCTTTACCCGCCCCTGGCCATGCATCGCCTCCAATTTCTCGACCTTCTTCTTTCAACTCCCTACTCCTCTCACTCATGCCCGCAACATCACTCAAATTCGCCACCGTCACATTCACTCCTCCCCgtctcctccgccgccgccgcaactGGCTTCTTCTCCCCCTCCGCTGCTCCCACTGTTTCTAAGGCCACCCGAGTACACGACCACCGTCTCGGACCTCCTAGAATGGCACTCCTGGGCCAAATCTCTCGCCGCCTCCATCGGGTCCTCCTTCGAGGACTCCGACAACGGCCCGGACTCCACTCTCCTCTGCAGGGAGCTCAATTGGCTGATGGAAGACGTCCTCGACGGGTCCGACCCTTCATTGATGCACAAAGCCGTGGCTCGCGACGACCCGGACACCATCATTAGCTTGAAAGCTGATGTCCAAGAGCTTTACAGCTTATGGAAGCAAAGGATCGACGAGAGAAGGCCCTTCCAGTATATAGTCGGGTGCCAGCATTGGAGGGACTTGATTCTGTGCGTTCGAGAAGGGGTCTTGATCCCTAGGCCCGAGACCGAGATCATTGTGGAATTGGTAGGTGATGTGATTTCGAAAGACGAAGGATTGAGAGAAGGTTTGTGGGCTGATTTGGGAACTGGTAGTGGCGCTATTGCTATTGGAATTGCCAAGATCTTGGGTAATTATGGAAGAGTCATCGCTACGGATTTGAACCCTGTCGCTGTTCAAGTTGCTTCCTTTAATGTTGAAAGATATAGCTTGCAG GACAAAATTGAGGTGAGGGAAGGTTCTTGGTGGGAACCTTTGAAGGGCGTTGAAGGAAAAGTTGCAGGTCTTGTGAGCAATCCGCCTTATATTCCAAGTGATGACATAAGTGGTTTACAAGCTGAAGTTGGGAGACATGAACCGAGGCTTGCCCTGGATGGTGGTGCTGAGGGCATGGATGATCTTCTGCATCTGTGTAATGGAGCTGCTTCAATGTTGAAACCTGGTGGTTTCTTTGCTTTTGAG GTTTTCAGGCGACAAGCTGCTACTGTTGATCTGTGTAGCGTTGCTGAAGTACAACAGAATGCCTATGCTTACTCCCACCTCTTTGAACCGAAGCCGATCCGTGTTCTCCATCCATCGTGA